In Lodderomyces elongisporus chromosome 1, complete sequence, a genomic segment contains:
- the CBK1 gene encoding Serine/threonine-protein kinase — MNFDDLTEEQKQQLYLQHLQQQQQQQQQQQQQQQQQQNYHNQYELQPNNTIYQQQQQQQQQQQFPQQVQPDSFQSYNANDSYMDEDTTQVLDEPPVPLESESPVRNQQRLQQQYQEGLGPRQDTHILNNLPSPKFVQSDRLEHSNTYGDTNGFSSFTPAKGVQFSSVDSMNFQPPVNQFTQLNNTSSTNVSDISSAHSNISSSHVPIPHEEKVASPHTPTNGQPQQATQQIPQQLQQQQHQQQHQQQHQQQHQQQVLQSKGGLHQTGTGVTSTTAQREASNNDAITPPSSSGVNSDGNQASNYVHFIRQPHLLPTEVQDKGKAVKLKIENFYTMAVNHAIERNQRRIEMEQKLIDEGAGISEERKNRHIQNYSKKETQFLRLRRTKLALEDFETIKVIGKGAFGEVRLVQKKDNGHIYAMKTLLKSEMYKKDQLAHVKAERDVLANSDSPWVVSLFYSFQDSQYLYLIMEYLPGGDLMTMLIRWQIFTEDITRFYMAECVLALEAIHKLGFIHRDIKPDNILIDRRGHVKLSDFGLSTGFHKTHDSNYYKKLLEENPSNPLQANQLSAGGAQPSHGRNSMMVDAINLTMSNRQQMQTWRKSRRLMAYSTVGTPDYIAPEIFVHQGYGQECDWWSLGAIMFECLVGWPPFCAETPHETYRKIINWQETLQIPDDVHLSPEAEDLIKRLLTSAEHRLGRYGGSDEIKQHPFFRGVDWDTIRKVDAPFIPKLRSITDTRFFPTDELENIPDNPVLTRAMEQRELDAKNGGGGVGGGGRRNTKEDLPFIGYTYSRFDYLTRKNAL, encoded by the coding sequence ATGAACTTCGACGATCTCACGGAAgagcaaaagcaacaacTATATTTACAACaccttcaacaacaacaacagcagcaacaacaacagcagcaacaacaacagcagcaacaaaacTACCACAATCAATACGAATTACAACCAAATAATACAATatatcagcaacaacaacaacaacagcagcagcagcagttcCCTCAACAGGTGCAACCAGACTCATTTCAATCGTACAATGCAAATGATAGTTACATGGACGAGGATACCACGCAAGTCTTAGATGAGCCTCCGGTGCCTCTTGAGAGTGAATCACCCGTAAGAAATCAACAACGTTTGCAGCAACAATATCAGGAGGGCTTAGGTCCTAGACAAGATACCCATATTTTGAACAATCTTCCCTCGCCCAAATTTGTTCAACTGGATAGGTTAGAACACAGTAATACCTATGGGGACACCAATGGCTTTAGTAGTTTTACCCCTGCCAAAGGAGTTCAGTTTAGTTCAGTTGATTCGATGAATTTCCAACCACCAGTAAATCAGTTTACACAATTAAATAATACAAGTAGCACTAATGTTTCTGATATAAGCAGCGCTCATTCAAACATATCGAGCTCGCATGTACCAATACCTCATGAAGAGAAAGTAGCATCGCCTCATACACCAACAAATggacaacctcaacaagcAACTCAACAAATCCCGcaacaacttcaacaacaacaacatcaacaacaacatcaacaacaacatcaacaacaacatcaacaacaagtgCTACAGCTGAAGGGTGGATTGCACCAGACAGGAACTGGTGTAACTTCGACAACGGCACAAAGGGAAGCATCAAACAATGATGCTATTACACCACCATCCTCAAGTGGTGTGAATTCGGATGGCAACCAGGCATCAAACTACGTACATTTCATTCGACAGCCCCACCTTTTACCAACAGAAGTTCAAGATAAGGGTAAGGCAgtaaaactaaaaatagaaaatttTTACACCATGGCTGTGAATCACGCAATTGAGCGAAACCAGAGAAGAATCGAGATGgaacaaaaattgattgATGAAGGAGCCGGCATTTCtgaagaaaggaagaataGACACATTCAAAACTATAGTAAGAAAGAGACCCAATTTTTACGTTTGAGAAGGACCAAATTGGCATTGGAGGACTTTGAAACCATAAAAGTTATTGGTAAGGGTGCTTTTGGTGAAGTGCGTTTAGTGCAGAAAAAAGATAATGGCCATATATATGCTATGAAGACATTGTTGAAGCTGGAAATGTATAAGAAGGACCAGTTGGCACACGTTAAGGCTGAGAGGGATGTTTTAGCCAATAGTGATTCTCCCTGGGTGGTGTCGTTATTTTACTCTTTCCAAGATTCGCAGTATCTTTATTTAATTATGGAATACTTGCCTGGTGGTGATTTGATGACGATGTTGATTAGATGGCAGATATTTACCGAGGATATCACAAGATTTTATATGGCAGAGTGTGTGTTGGCCTTGGAAGCGATTCACAAGTTGGGTTTCATCCATCGTGACATAAAGCCTGATAATATATTGATTGATAGACGCGGGCATGTTAAACTTAGTGACTTTGGACTTTCCACTGGGTTCCACAAGACCCATGACTCGAATTATTACAAGAAATTGCTTGAAGAGAACCCATCTAACCCATTGCAGGCAAACCAATTGTCTGCAGGTGGTGCACAGCCATCGCATGGACGTAATTCGATGATGGTGGATGCGATTAACTTGACCATGTCCAATAGGCAACAGATGCAAACGTGGAGGAAATCAAGAAGACTTATGGCATACTCTACAGTTGGTACTCCTGATTATATTGCACCAGAAATCTTTGTACACCAGGGATATGGTCAAGAGTGTGATTGGTGGTCGCTTGGTGCGATTATGTTTGAGTGTTTGGTTGGATGGCCACCATTTTGTGCAGAGACGCCTCATGAGACGTATAGAAAGATTATCAATTGGCAAGAGACGTTGCAGATTCCTGATGATGTGCATCTTTCGCCTGAGGCAGAGGATTTGATCAAGAGGCTTTTGACCTCGGCTGAGCATAGGTTGGGCCGATATGGTGGGTCGGATGAGATTaagcagcacccatttttCCGTGGTGTTGACTGGGACACTATAAGGAAAGTTGACGCTCCATTCATTCCCAAGTTGAGATCGATTACAGATACAAGGTTTTTCCCTACGGATGAGTTGGAGAATATACCTGATAATCCGGTATTGACTAGGGCTATGGAGCAAAGAGAGTTGGATGCAAAGAATGGTGGCGGgggtgttggtggtggaggaagaagaaacacaaaGGAAGATTTGCCTTTTATTGGATATACTTATTCGAGGTTTGATTATTTGACCAGAAAGAATGCCTTATAA
- the TMA16 gene encoding translation machinery-associated protein 16, which translates to MPIAHSLSKVTKNLSKAKSAGSMHIKGRKFKQLNRATVRDKKLQQRKLDSIEKKSNELVIVSYIHTQIENETQPSYTLEEIKGFIESFIDEDREKLSEMEKEHRKGRPISTKQKILQEKIKHEEHMFETGYKVPDLSDEETVKRLRNWNGTTGATTGFKFIHVSKQMTNLPSTNVEVEMK; encoded by the coding sequence atGCCGATTGCACATAGCTTAAGCAAAGTCACGAAAAATCTTTCCAAGGCCAAATCGGCCGGATCGATGCATATAAAGGGCCGCAAATTTAAACAACTTAATCGTGCCACTGTCAGAGACAAGAAACTACAACAAAGGAAGCTTGATAGTATAGAGAAAAAATCCAATGAGCTTGTTATAGTTTCCTATATCCATactcaaattgaaaatgaaacacAGCCGTCGTATACTTTAGAGGAAATAAAAGGGTTTATCGAAAGTTTCATAGACGAGGATAGAGAAAAATTGAGCGAGATGGAAAAGGAACACCGCAAGGGACGCCCCATCTCGACAAAGCAGAAAATCTTACAAGAGAAGATCAAACACGAAGAGCACATGTTTGAGACCGGTTATAAAGTGCCGGACTTGAGCGATGAGGAGACAGTCAAGAGATTAAGGAATTGGAATGGAACGACAGGTGCCACAACAGGATTCAAATTTATACATGTATCAAAGCAGATGACAAATTTACCAAGCACAAACGTTGAAGTAGAGATGAAGTAA
- the CAF20 gene encoding p20, translating into MAKYTEEQLFAIKEETSYVPQPQILSAFNELIEQVKEHAHQQQLQYQQQQQQQQGFSGIGSGVSGPGAQKWRNGDTYIDEHGHERSYHHMNRRRPSRSNNGEKKPFFNKKKTEVVVDEDGWETFTPVQHAHRGSIGEDGSEEKSKFRDSVSGSSGSGAGAGAGAGAASGSAGGVRARPNNKNLGSSKAVDPREIASDKQTRTFNAFEALEGNDDEDDDE; encoded by the coding sequence atgGCAAAGTACACTGAAGAGCAGCTTTTTGCAATCAAGGAGGAAACATCCTACGTTCCCCAACCACAGATTCTTTCTGCATTCAATGAATTGATTGAACAGGTTAAAGAACATgcacaccaacaacaactccaatatcaacaacagcaacagcaacaacaagggTTTTCTGGTATCGGCTCAGGAGTTTCAGGACCTGGTGCTCAAAAATGGAGAAATGGTGATACTTATATCGACGAACATGGACACGAAAGATCATACCACCACATGAACAGACGTAGACCTTCAAGATCCAACAATGGTGAGAAGAAGccatttttcaacaaaaagaagacagaagttgttgttgatgaggaCGGTTGGGAAACATTTACACCCGTTCAACATGCACACAGGGGTAGTATTGGTGAAGATGGAAGCGAGGAGAAAAGTAAATTTAGAGATAGTGTCAGTGGAAGCTCTGGATccggtgctggtgctggtgctggtgctggtgctgcaAGTGGCTCCGCAGGTGGAGTTAGAGCAAGGCCAAATAACAAGAACTTGGGAAGCTCGAAAGCAGTGGATCCAAGGGAAATTGCAAGTGACAAACAAACTAGAACTTTTAATGCGTTTGAAGCATTGGAAGGTAACGACgacgaagatgatgatgaataa
- the EFR3 gene encoding plasma membrane localization protein: protein MNIFHHKHQKLILQCYPAGKATDKKPNSSELSYLLYYASTRRVKLEKVSVFLREKTAHDAARNRTGNLQVTLAILKELIIKCSENLNVFARQACNILKICLDTRDIAVCKNVVKTYGVLCEKLDGALFSGDKEFVQDFTDVSSTLISFGKDSQSSQSQLEWQMISLFAIKHISNCLGYTNNSSKKFIALSIPYLIQVIMQHNNISSLMQRLRTNMNVESSDGTKRLSRVQSHKSQNLINKQIDEDFDNDSLTVTDVNEEAMNALKEFFNNNTTAQISEITRAVVQHVYAANINLDWGIVLLELCVTWIPIQLRFVSSSTLLATLNRMNVEGFSKSNYQVQLQYARYLLGLLSSGISMIGLSISDIIQQLLNLQTDLILKHSDLSNSEIDGLTNIYSDCICNVATHIYYYDQVPDSIQEILIKVDFVLDGSFVDGNQSASGEKVHNLIVQFLDNISKIFLILKNKTSSISRNHVNLEHWDISLGLLAPESEFEDGRSTVLTVQQIHSIQAKYLQVFDEFLNSELVIAAAGSGSSGGIGNSRSAYEVTRTQSKLDPGNASASSEFLSADESGSAGKTFTEPDINQYITHQQNFISHLLMYTDKFFDTYDSPNSELVLLIVTVLKDMVSILGLNFVSNFIPFFHHWVLKLNRTNEFTQSQLYKDTIAHILMYHILKTLDKQYEDDLAGYCKASKLFKHTLDAIEYRKLNKLWIFGLDAGSFELDSNKTNRVLPKDANGVDIKLRIKSENVEEFACGNNFLIVWLHPQKPLLTEIEKSQVSTHMSQFNNDSKNTNHTFLDPLSNGNMNVDGEEPENFVPTNFINHTGLSSDAASSNSERGLYTGLGLGTASDIQTIHSEILQFSQHYQQRGIPYGNNYTTSHLSSINETSFFDDCNGSIYTFGSRQVNSPRVADLKSVMSNNHLRTPNISSRAMENTVSNDSVLGKNLLSHDVDSILAGLESDDEAAFVV from the coding sequence ATGAACATCTTTCATCATAAGCACCAAAAGCTCATACTTCAATGTTATCCAGCCGGTAAAGCCACCGATAAGAAACCAAATTCGTCGGAATTGAGTTACTTGTTGTACTACGCCTCAACGCGTAGAGTCAAATTAGAAAAGGTTAGTGTGTTTTTGAGGGAGAAAACTGCACACGATGCTGCAAGAAACCGTACTGGAAATTTGCAAGTTACATTGGCAATTCTCAAGGAGCTTATTATCAAATGTAGTGAAAATCTAAATGTTTTTGCCCGACAGGCATGcaacattttgaaaatatgTCTAGATACAAGAGATATTGCTGTTTGCAAAAATGTGGTTAAAACTTATGGTGTCTTGTGTGAGAAACTAGACGGGGCATTGTTTAGTGGTGACAAAGAGTTTGTTCAAGATTTCACGGATGTCTCGCTGACATTGATTTCCTTTGGCAAAGACTCTCAATCTTCACAAAGCCAACTCGAATGGCAAAtgatttctctttttgccATCAAGCACATCTCCAATTGCTTGGGATATACCAATAACTCGTCCAAGAAATTCATAGCTTTATCTATTCCATATTTAATCCAAGTGATTATGCAACACAACAATATAAGTAGCCTTATGCAAAGATTGAGGACCAACATGAATGTTGAGTCATCAGATGGCACCAAACGATTATCAAGAGTTCAATCACATAAATCGCAAAATCTAATCAACAAGCAAATAGATGAAGACTTTGACAACGACTCGTTGACAGTGACCGATGTCAACGAGGAGGCAATGAATGCTTTGAAGGAGTTTTTCAATAACAACACTACTGCTCAAATCTCGGAAATTACCCGAGCAGTGGTTCAGCACGTATATGCTGCTAACATCAATTTGGACTGGGGAATTGTTTTGTTAGAATTGTGTGTGACTTGGATACCTATCCAATTGAGATTTGTTAGCTCTTCAACTTTGTTGGCAACTTTGAACAGAATGAATGTTGAGGGTTTCAGCAAGTCAAACTACCAAGTGCAATTGCAATACGCTCGCTACTTGTTGGGCTTGCTTTCTTCGGGAATCAGTATGATTGGTCTTTCCATCTCAGACATTATTCAgcaattgttgaatttgcAAACTGATTTGATCTTGAAACATAGTGATTTGAGCAATTCTGAGATTGACGGGTTGACCAATATCTACTCAGATTGTATTTGCAATGTTGCTACTCacatttattattatgacCAAGTACCTGACTCTATCCAAGAGATCCTAATTAAGGTGGACTTTGTTCTCGATGGCTCCTTTGTTGATGGCAACCAAAGTGCTTCGGGTGAGAAAGTTCACAACTTAATTGTTCAGTTTTTGGACAATATCTCTAAaatctttttgattttgaagaaCAAGACAAGTTCAATCAGCCGAAACCATGTCAACTTGGAGCACTGGGATATAAGTTTAGGTTTGTTGGCTCCCGAAAGCGAATTTGAGGATGGCAGAAGTACCGTTTTGACAGTGCAACAAATCCACAGCATTCAAGCCAAATACTTGCAAGTTTTTGATGAATTCTTGAATAGTGAATTGGTCATAGCTGCCgctggtagtggtagtagtggtggaaTAGGTAATTCTCGTTCAGCTTATGAAGTGACGAGAACACAATCCAAATTGGATCCAGGGAATGCAAGCGCAAGCTCTGAATTTCTCAGTGCCGATGAGTCGGGACTGGCGGGAAAGACTTTTACTGAGCCAGATATCAACCAGTATATCACGcatcaacaaaattttatttcgCACTTGTTGATGTACACAGATAAGTTCTTTGACACTTATGATTCGCCAAACAGCGAGTTGGTACTTTTAATTGTTACGGTCCTCAAGGATATGGTGAGCATCTTGGGTTTAAATTTTGTTAGTAACTTTATCCCATTTTTCCACCACTGGGTGTTGAAACTCAACAGAACCAACGAGTTTACACAATCGCAGCTTTACAAGGATACCATTGCACATATATTGATGTATCATATCTTGAAAACACTTGATAAGCAGTATGAAGATGACTTGGCCGGATATTGTAAAGCTTCTAAATTATTTAAACATACATTAGATGCAATAGAGTACAGGAAGTTAAACAAGCTTTGGATTTTTGGTTTGGATGCCGGCTCGTTTGAGCTTGATTCCAACAAGACGAATAGAGTGCTACCTAAAGATGCAAATGGTGTCGATATCAAGCTTCGTATCAAGAGCGAGAATGTTGAGGAGTTTGCTTGTGGAAATAATTTCCTTATTGTTTGGTTACATCCTCAAAAGCCTTTGCTAACCGAGATTGAAAAATCGCAAGTTAGCACACATATGAGTCAATTCAACAATGATTCCAAAAACACCAATCATACCTTCCTTGACCCACTTTCCAATGGTAATATGAATGTTGATGGTGAAGAGCCAGAGAATTTTGTACCAACCAATTTCATCAATCATACGGGGTTGTCGTCTGATGCTGCGTCATCAAATTCAGAAAGGGGACTTTATACGGGTCTCGGGTTGGGCACTGCAAGCGATATCCAAACCATTCATTCTGAAATCTTACAATTTAGCCAACATTATCAACAAAGAGGTATCCCATATGGAAACAACTACACCACATCTCACTTGAGCAGCATCAACGAAACAAGTTTTTTTGATGATTGCAATGGTTCAATCTATACGTTTGGTTCAAGGCAGGTCAATTCTCCAAGAGTTGCCGATTTGAAATCAGTAATGTCGAATAATCACTTGAGAACACCAAATATCTCCTCTAGAGCAATGGAAAATACTGTATCCAATGATTCTGTGTTGGGCAAGAATTTACTTTCACACGACGTGGATTCGATTTTAGCAGGATTAGAGAGTGACGATGAAGCCGCTTTTGTCGTTTAA
- the CEF1 gene encoding Pre-mRNA-splicing factor cef1 (BUSCO:EOG09261CXQ), whose product MASYVRGGAWSNIEDEILKAAVQKYGTNQWARVSSLLPRKTDLQAKARWNEWLDPTINKSAWTALEDKKLIDLTKLLPNQWRTIASSLGRTATQCIERYQKLIEEAAGLPSNDLRLSGPGIETLPATGQQLSADVLLGADNGGDGSKVNANDPNFVAEAQPARPDEEDLEDDEREMLAEAKARLANTQGKKAKRKARERMLEESKRIALLQKRRDMKAAGLSISLKSKNKRAKKDVDYVNSIPFEVVPAQGPYDVSEEMHDNITEANQFKSQVARRGISLKEVDDKIKTQQHQKKEFELNQNKKKRELKAEESKGDNTEPIQFKKRKTDGELTESYIQESTGERTEALMHPKALKPNKKLLPLLKGLFSRIPKALHEKGVPKFKFADEEEGANTDNAGEITNGSHAESLSNSGRRGLQEQREKHRPTQVAMQKLPIPTPSSASHIDNVKDNVKDSEEHVDSDLVTLIHAEMEKLISYDYENSKKDNRVWQIGSSLNDNYDSNGKKLKKRIDVEREGDDDNIYNQIYMEIEEELVKMKKEPHNITYELPKSFAIAKLVISKVRQLDQANEEMQTMLATSSQDFERRRKILLKEISRNQMVLMENSIALHVAKARSKDEKVQNSELQVALEGETERLYERLNVKQSKD is encoded by the coding sequence ATGGCTTCTTATGTTAGGGGCGGCGCATGGTCCAATATTGAAGATGAGATTTTGAAAGCTGCAGTACAAAAATATGGTACAAACCAATGGGCACGAGTCTCTTCGCTTTTGCCGAGAAAGACAGATTTACAAGCAAAAGCTCGTTGGAATGAATGGCTAGATCCAACTATTAATAAGTCCGCGTGGACTGCGTTGGAAGACAAAAAGTTGATTGACCTCACGAAGCTACTACCAAATCAATGGAGAACTATTGCTTCAAGTTTGGGAAGAACAGCAACACAATGCATCGAAAGATACCAAAAACTTATTGAGGAGGCTGCTGGTTTGCCTTCAAATGATTTACGGCTATCAGGTCCCGGTATCGAGACATTACCTGCAACAGGTCAACAATTACTGGCTGACGTATTACTTGGTGCAGATAATGGTGGTGACGGCAGTAAAGTGAATGCTAATGATCCCAACTTTGTTGCAGAAGCTCAACCTGCTCGACCAGATGAAGAGGATTTGGAAGATGACGAGCGGGAAATGTTGGCAGAAGCTAAAGCAAGATTGGCAAATACTCAGGGTAAAAAAGCCAAGAGAAAAGCGAGGGAAAGGATGTTggaagaaagcaaaagaattgCATTGTTACAGAAAAGGAGAGATATGAAAGCCGCTGGTCTTAGCATCAGCTTAAAGtcgaaaaacaaaagagccAAGAAGGATGTTGATTATGTTAATAGTATCCCATTTGAGGTTGTTCCAGCTCAAGGCCCATATGATGTCAGTGAAGAGATGCACGATAATATAACTGAAGCTAATCAGTTCAAATCACAAGTTGCTAGGCGAGGGATCAGTTTGAAGGAGGTGGATGACAAAATCAAGACtcagcaacatcaaaaaaaggagtttgaattaaatcaaaacaaaaaaaaacgtgAATTGAAAGCAGAGGAGTCAAAAGGAGATAATACTGAGCCCATCCAgtttaagaaaagaaaaactgaTGGCGAGCTTACAGAATCATACATACAGGAATCCACAGGAGAACGCACCGAAGCTTTAATGCACCCAAAAGCTTTGAAACCTAATAAAAAACTTTTACCGTTACTCAAAGGTTTGTTTTCCAGAATTCCAAAAGCACTACATGAGAAGGGAGTGCCgaaattcaaatttgctgatgaagaagagggTGCTAATACTGATAATGCAGGTGAGATAACAAACGGAAGCCACGCGGAGTCTTTGAGTAACTCGGGGCGCCGTGGTCTTCAAGAACAGAGGGAGAAGCATCGACCTACTCAAGTTGCAATGCAAAAACTTCCGATACCAACACCCTCGTCTGCAAGTCACATTGATAATGTTAAGGATAATGTCAAGGATAGTGAAGAGCATGTGGATTCAGATTTGGTGACTTTGATTCATGCAGAAATGGAGAAATTAATCAGTTATGATTATGAAAACTCGAAAAAAGACAACCGTGTTTGGCAAATAGGTTCCTCATTGAATGATAATTATGATTCAAATGgcaaaaaattgaagaagagaatagacgtagaaagagaaggagatgatgacaatatatacaatcaaatatatatgGAAATAGAAGAGGAGTTGgtaaagatgaaaaaagaacctCATAATATCACCTATGAGTTACCAAAAAGCTTTGCAATTGCGAAATTGGTAATATCTAAAGTGCGGCAATTAGATCAAGCCAATGAAGAAATGCAAACCATGTTAGCAACGAGTAGTCAAGATTTCGAAAGGAGGAGAAAGATACTTTTGAAGGAAATATCACGTAATCAAATGGTATTAATGGAAAACAGTATCGCGCTCCATGTGGCTAAAGCGAGGTCTAAAGACGAAAAGGTTCAAAATAGTGAGTTACAAGTTGCCTTGGAAGGGGAAACTGAGCGATTATATGAGAGGCTTAACGtaaaacaatcaaaagaTTGA
- the RIM20 gene encoding pH-response regulator protein palA/rim20, with the protein MATNNLLNVPLRHTSSIDLGQELSLAITEKFFQPPSLFDKDLNYLTTLRNEIQTISNSKGAELHSSSSSSSSSSSSSSSSLTQLESHLNKLFTYFASLESISKKFPQDSVLFSWTPTIYKQNSTPINVASFKFEQLNVIFQIACVYSIMGWAQSRHSDEGLKKSCQYFQHAAGAFNFLNEQVQRVTAMNLKDRPFEPQEDWDNNTISCLVYLMLAQAQEAIWQKAIHGETTKDSIIARLAVQTSELYADALNYSQTSRYINLEWQNHITVKKYHFLAAAHLRTSNVALDNFQYGEQVAHLRVAQDAVKVAVKHKKYVNSFVIEDLTGLQEIVDAKLRVAEKDNDLIYLKIVPPENELKHIAGALMVKPISPSEKFQLGKTQAPVLFDELLPYVIIHYAQALRERQDDYVRGKIFEPIQGLNHMMTKFLNEKNLPASIDALEQPENIPDSIVHHSRDIMDHGGVNSIENELLNLSGLRKECLHLIQECQLRVDMDRQEDSLLRQGHEKEQEQEQEQEQEQKPGDLSHYQRQTTDVAARVLIEKIHKMREYLDLAVHGDIQVEQKFNSIKDTLAVLMGGYASLHKFIPNSNYVKLDKNVANVVAELRTALNDWDSIESSRSQFLQDVEIKNRDNNILPKLIQEYKQRKEDALYDNQGQFQTNAFELVYESHFKMLDSDISYIQQTKLEQQQLESRIDTINTQFIQLYTSTVNSTQQKRQMAMQQLDSAYVMYTEIKVNLNEGLKFYHDFITRGNNVLRDAEEYLRNRRMESRELEMEMKLKMTKKRQQVGNNNLQIPVRGQSDTATSREQPKLVSPRGQKSNVWDPNSGIKFG; encoded by the coding sequence ATGGCTACAAATAACCTTCTAAATGTTCCATTGAGGCATACTTCCCTGATAGATTTGGGTCAAGAGCTCAGTTTAGCCATTACCGAAAAGTTTTTTCAACCACCATCACTCTTTGATAAAGACCTTAATTATTTAACAACCCTCCGTAATGAGATTCAAACGATAAGCAATAGCAAAGGAGCTGAGTTgcattcttcttcttcttcttcttcttcctcatcatcatcatcatcatcatcattgacACAATTAGAGTCTCATTTGAATAAACTATTTACATACTTTGCTTCGCTTGAGTCTATTAGCAAAAAATTCCCTCAAGACTCCGTACTATTTTCTTGGACCCCTACAatttacaaacaaaactCTACTCCAATAAATGTTGCTCTGTTCAAGTTTGAGCAACTCAAtgtcatttttcaaatagcATGTGTTTACTCTATAATGGGATGGGCCCAATCACGCCACTCAGATGAAGGGTTGAAGAAATCGTGCCAGTATTTCCAGCATGCAGCAGGTGCCTTTAACTTTCTTAACGAGCAAGTCCAACGTGTTACAGCCATGAATTTAAAGGATCGTCCTTTTGAGCCACAAGAAGATTGGGATAACAATACGATCCTGTGTTTGGTATATCTTATGCTTGCTCAGGCGCAAGAGGCTATTTGGCAAAAGGCTATTCATGGAGAGACGACTAAGGACTCGATCATTGCAAGATTAGCTGTTCAGACTTCAGAACTTTATGCAGACGCGTTAAACTATTCGCAAACGTCAAGATACATCAACTTGGAATGGCAAAATCATATAACTGTTAAAAAGTACCACTTTCTAGCCGCTGCCCATTTGCGAACTAGTAATGTGGCGCTTGACAATTTTCAATATGGAGAGCAGGTGGCACATTTGAGAGTAGCTCAAGACGCAGTGAAAGTTGCTGTGAAGCACAAAAAATATGTAAACAGTTTTGTTATTGAAGATCTCACGGGGTTGCAAGAAATAGTTGATGCAAAACTACGTGTGGCTGAAAAGGATAACGATTTGATTTATTTAAAGATTGTTCCACCTGAAAACGAATTGAAACATATTGCAGGTGCATTGATGGTGAAACCAATTAGTCCATCGGAAAAGTTTCAACTCGGAAAGACACAAGCGCCAGTATTGTTTGATGAGTTATTACCGTATGTAATCATACATTATGCACAAGCTTTGAGAGAAAGGCAGGATGATTATGTACGAGGAAAAATATTTGAGCCTATACAAGGGTTAAATCACATGATGACCAAATttttgaatgaaaaaaatcttCCTGCAAGCATTGATGCGTTAGAACAACCTGAAAATATTCCAGACTCTATAGTGCATCATTCTAGAGATATAATGGATCATGGAGGCGTTAACTCTATTGAGAACGAGCTTCTCAATTTAAGCGGcttaagaaaagaatgtttGCACCTTATTCAAGAATGTCAATTGCGAGTCGATATGGATAGGCAAGAAGACCTGTTGTTGAGACAAGGACACGAAAaggaacaggaacaggaacaggaacaggaacaggaacaAAAACCCGGCGACTTATCCCATTATCAAAGACAAACCACAGATGTAGCTGCTCGTGTacttattgaaaaaattcacAAAATGAGAGAGTACCTTGATCTAGCTGTTCACGGCGATATACAAGTGGAACAAAAATTCAATAGTATTAAGGACACTTTGGCGGTACTTATGGGTGGATATGCGTCGCTTCACAAATTTataccaaactcaaactatgTTAAATTGGACAAGAATGTTGCTAATGTGGTGGCGGAGCTTAGAACTGCATTGAATGACTGGGACTCTATTGAGTCGAGCCGATCCCAGTTTCTACAGGAtgttgaaattaaaaacagAGATAACAACATTTTGCCCAAACTTATTCAAGAATACAAGCAACGCAAGGAAGATGCTTTATATGACAATCAGGGACAATTTCAAACGAATGCTTTCGAACTTGTTTACGAATCCCACTTTAAAATGCTTGACCTGGATATTTCGTATATTCAGCAGACCAAAttagaacaacaacaacttgaaTCAAGGATTGATACTATCAATACTCAATTTATTCAACTTTATACCTCTACTGTCAACTCCACTCAGCAGAAAAGACAAATGGCAATGCAACAGTTGGACTCGGCATATGTAATGTACACTGAAATCAAGGTCAACTTAAATGAAGGCTTGAAATTCTACCATGATTTTATCACAAGAGGAAATAACGTGCTTCGTGATGCTGAAGAATATTTAAGAAATCGGAGAATGGAAAGTAGAGAGTTGGAGATGgagatgaaattgaagatgacTAAAAAACGTCAACAAGTAGGAAATAATAATTTACAAATCCCAGTAAGGGGCCAAAGTGACACTGCGACTAGCCGAGAGCAACCAAAGTTAGTTTCTCCTAGAGGACAAAAGTCCAATGTTTGGGATCCAAACTCTGGTATCAAGTTTGGATAA